The Thermosipho affectus genome segment ATTCCAAGACCATATCCAAATATAGTATTCAGATTAAAGTGAAAATTTTTCAAAATCAAAAAAAAGCTAAACCTATCAATAAAAGAAATAGTACCAACGTATATATCCTTTTTGATAAAAACTGCTTCTATAGTTCTATTTACTTGGTATACAATATAAGAGCTACTAAAATAAAATTTAATTATTGCAATAAAAATCGAAAAAATAATTATTGTAATCAAAATTGATTTGATACTTTTTCTAAAAGATTGAAAGAAAGAAAAATACATAAGAAAAATGAAAAGCGCAAAATAAGTTGTGAAACTAAAAGTCAAAAATATTAAAATACCCAATATAAATAATAATAAAACTTTTTTCTTAATTTTGTAATTCGAAATAAGAATGGCTGGTAAAATTACGAAAACTAAATAAACACCCAAGTGACTTGGTTCAGTAAAAGAACCATGAATTCTTATAAAGTTACCTGTCATAAAACTTTCTAATACCACAAAAACTATAATTATAACTAATGAGCTCGAAATAATTAAATCAATTACTCTCTCCTTTTCTAAATCTAAAAATATATACCTTAAAAGGAAATATTCACTTAAACCTACAGTCAATCCCGACACCTGTCTAAAAATTGGTACAAAATCATACAAATTAGGTGAAAAAACAATGGCAAACAAAGAATTTATTATAGTTATAAAAATACTATAGAAATAGAAAATAAATAAAATTTTAGAGACTGATGTAATTTTTATACCTTTAGCAAAAAAAAATGGAATATAAAAAATTGAAAACAAATGAAACAAAGTAAAACTTTGAGCTATCAAAATATTATACTTCCTTAAATACAAAAACAAAAATTCTGTCGGAAGCAAGAATAAAAGCCAATTTTTTTTACTAAATTTTATTCTCATAATTCCTCCCTACAAAAACATTTTTACATTTATGTATTCATATTCATTAGTTAGCAATTTCCTTAAACAAAAACATATTTTTTTACATTATCATTGCTAATTAAAGTTAAAACCAATCGATTTTTAATAAAATTTATATATTTTTTTATTTCACAATGAAATTTTTCAACTCAACAAAATATCAATTCTTTTTCATAATTTTTTCAAAAAAACTCCAAAAAATATTTCCTAAATAATTTACACCATTTAACATTCTAACTATAGTTTTTTTTATAAAATATCTATATCTTAATGTTAGAATTAAAGATTCTCGCCAAAAACTATCCTTGTAAAAAAGTCTTATTATCTCCAAGTTACTTTTAATAAAATATGGTATATTGTTTATATTCTTTTCCAATGGTTTATGGTAATGAAGAACCTCAATAAAAGGAACGTAATATATATTCCAGTGGTATTTTTTTGCTAACAATCCCATTATTCTTTCTTCTTCGTATAAAAATACATTTTTGAAATATTTATATATTTCAATAAACTTATTACTATTTACTAACATAACAGAGCCTTCTATTGCAAACACTTTCTTTGAAGAACCTAAAGCTTTTTTTCTTTGGATTTCCTTATAAACAAAATAACTAAAAGGATACGCAATGTTGTAAATCACATTAACAAATGGAGCCATGTAAAGCAAAGGTGTAGAAGGATACCTACTTGAATTAATAATCTTTGGCCCAACCAAAAAATCATTATCGTTTTTTAAAAATAATAACAAGTTTTCTACTAAATTACACCAATTTTGAGAACTTACATCAGGATTCAAAATCAATACTTTATTAATTTTAAAATGTTGTTTTAAATAACTTACACCTATAAAATTTCCTTTAAAATAACCCAAATTTTTTTTTGATAGGATATATACGATATTTAAAATACCAAAAAAATTTTTAATTAATTGCTTTACTAACAATATCTCTTTTTCATTATTCGAATTATCAACTACCACTATAGGAAATTTTATATTATCACGAACAAATTCCTTTAAAAGTCTCTCTAAATCATTAGATGAGTTAAAATTCAAAATACATATACCTATATTATTATCTTTCATTGTACCTCCTCGCAATAGTTTAAATGTTTTGCTGCATTTGTAATATTATATTTGTAAGATTCTATTATTAACAAAAATCATTCCCGAAAACATTTTTATTTAAATAATTTTTTACCAGACATTATTATAGAATTTAATCCCCATAATTCTATTTTATCACTTTCTTTGTCGCCAATCATTATAGATTTTTTTATTCTTATTCTAAAATCTTCACTTGCTTGTAAAATCATCCCAGGTTCAGGTTTTCTTGCCAAAGATATTTTTTTATAATTAGGGATAATACCATCAATATGATAAGGACAATAATAAAAAGCATCTATTTTGAGCCCTTTTTCTTCGTACACTTCCTTTATATAGTTATTTGTTCTTATTACTTCATCTTCACTAAATTTTCCCCTTGCTACTCCTGCTTGATTTGAAATAACAATTGCAAATTTTTCTTCTTTGTTGGCCTGTTTCACTAGATCAAATGTTTTTTCAATAAAGTTCAAATTTGTTCCGTGTGGATAACCTGTATCTTCAATTATAACTCCATCTCTATCCAAAAACAATGCAGGCTTTCTTTTTTGCTTAATACAATTAGGAATCTCATTTTGTGCTTTTTCATAATCCTTTGGTATTCCTATGTCAATGAATTTTCCTCCCATTGGGATTCCAAAAAGTTTTTTAGAATTTACCAAGTCGGGAAATATTTCATTTTCCAATGAAATAAAATTATTTCTCTTAAATTTATTTAAATACTTCTCTAACGTTTTCTTTTTAAAATAATATATTCCTCCATTTATGTATCCATCTACTCTATTTGACGGAAGTGTCCCTTTTTCAATAAACTTTTTAACATAATATAAATCATCAATTTCTACAAATCCATACCTTGACAAATCTTTAGTATATCTCAAAACTATTAGTGCCTCTGGAGATTTTTCATCAACAAAATCAAAGAGTAAATCATATTCTATATCAAAAAAAGTATCACCATTTAATATCAAAAATTCATCTTCAAGTTTATCCCAAGCACTTATAACAGCTCCACCTGTTCCTAAAGGCTCTTTTTCTTCAGAATATGTAATACTTATTCCAAATTCTCTTCCATCTTTAAAGTAGTCCTTTATAATAGAACCTTTATATCCTATTAGTATAAGTATGTTGGTTATTCCAACTTTTTTTAAAAGATAAATTTGATATTCCAAAAATGGCCTTTTACCAATCTTTGCCATTGGTTTAGGTACATCTTTTACAATACTTCTTAAACGAGTTCCCAATCCTCCAGCTAAAATAACTGCTTGTTTTATCACCCTTTAATACCTCCAAATAATTCATCTTCTACTATTTCACAAATTATGTGTCCAATCATTATGTGTGATTCTTGTATACGTGGAGTATTATTTGATGGAACATCTAACAATATATCAGAAAATTCTGCCATTTTTCCACCTGTTTCACCAGTTAAACCAATAGCAAAAATACCATTTTCTTTTGCAAACTTCATCGCTTCAATCACATTTTTTGAATTTCCACTTGTGCTTATCCCAACTAATATATCTCCTTTTTTTCCTAAACCTTTTAATTGTCTTACAAAAACTTCATCATATGAAAAATCATTCCCAATAGCAGTTAACACTGATGTATTAGTTGTCAAAGAAACTGCTTGAAGTGGTGATCTATTTAAATAAAATTTTCCCATTAGTTCTGCTGCCAAATGTTGTGCATCAGCTGCACTTCCACCATTTCCGCAAAAAAGAATCTTTCCACCATTTTTTAAGGATTCTATTATTTTTTCTGCGGCTTTTTCTATTTTAAAAATAAAATCTTTGTCATGCAAAATTTTAATTTTTAAATCTATACTCTCTTTTATTCTATATTCAACTCTTTCCACCGCATTCACTCCTTATTTTTCAACCTTCCAAGTTCTTAATCCCTTATCTTCAAATGAATAATTAATTACCTGAGTTCCAAGATTCTCTAATTTTTTTATAACATCATATCGTCTATCAAGCTCTGTAAAGAAAAACATGAATCCTCCTCCACCAGCTCCAGAAATTTTTCCTCCCAGAGCACCTGCATTTTTAACTTCTGAATAAATCTTATCAATTTTTTCATTAGTTATACCTTTAGCCATTTTTTTCTTGTAATTCCATGCTTCATCAAGATACAAACCAAACTTACCAAGTTTCCCCATAACAAGTGCGTTCTTCATATTTATAGCAAGTTTTTTTAAACTATGTAGCGATTGTAATGATTCTTTATTCTTAGTTTTAACATTTTCGATTTGTCTCGATAAAATTTTTGAACTATCATGACTTCCACCAATATATGCAAGGATTAAACTATAATGCAATTCATTTACTATATTCTCATTTAATTTTAATGGATTTACAATTGTTCGATTATCATAGAACTCCATAAAGTTAAATCCTCCAAATGCTGCAGCATACTGATCTTGTCTCCCGCCTTTTATACC includes the following:
- a CDS encoding glycosyltransferase family protein, whose product is MKDNNIGICILNFNSSNDLERLLKEFVRDNIKFPIVVVDNSNNEKEILLVKQLIKNFFGILNIVYILSKKNLGYFKGNFIGVSYLKQHFKINKVLILNPDVSSQNWCNLVENLLLFLKNDNDFLVGPKIINSSRYPSTPLLYMAPFVNVIYNIAYPFSYFVYKEIQRKKALGSSKKVFAIEGSVMLVNSNKFIEIYKYFKNVFLYEEERIMGLLAKKYHWNIYYVPFIEVLHYHKPLEKNINNIPYFIKSNLEIIRLFYKDSFWRESLILTLRYRYFIKKTIVRMLNGVNYLGNIFWSFFEKIMKKN
- a CDS encoding HAD-IIIA family hydrolase — its product is MIKQAVILAGGLGTRLRSIVKDVPKPMAKIGKRPFLEYQIYLLKKVGITNILILIGYKGSIIKDYFKDGREFGISITYSEEKEPLGTGGAVISAWDKLEDEFLILNGDTFFDIEYDLLFDFVDEKSPEALIVLRYTKDLSRYGFVEIDDLYYVKKFIEKGTLPSNRVDGYINGGIYYFKKKTLEKYLNKFKRNNFISLENEIFPDLVNSKKLFGIPMGGKFIDIGIPKDYEKAQNEIPNCIKQKRKPALFLDRDGVIIEDTGYPHGTNLNFIEKTFDLVKQANKEEKFAIVISNQAGVARGKFSEDEVIRTNNYIKEVYEEKGLKIDAFYYCPYHIDGIIPNYKKISLARKPEPGMILQASEDFRIRIKKSIMIGDKESDKIELWGLNSIIMSGKKLFK
- the gmhA gene encoding D-sedoheptulose 7-phosphate isomerase, with translation MERVEYRIKESIDLKIKILHDKDFIFKIEKAAEKIIESLKNGGKILFCGNGGSAADAQHLAAELMGKFYLNRSPLQAVSLTTNTSVLTAIGNDFSYDEVFVRQLKGLGKKGDILVGISTSGNSKNVIEAMKFAKENGIFAIGLTGETGGKMAEFSDILLDVPSNNTPRIQESHIMIGHIICEIVEDELFGGIKG
- a CDS encoding GHMP family kinase ATP-binding protein, with translation MIIRSRVPLRISFGGGGTDVSPYCDKYGGMVLNATIDRYATVTLIPTRSRSIVIESIDYDLTVNYDIDEYLAYDGQLDLVKGVINYFKNENNFPTGFEVYIHNDAPPGSGLGSSSAVCVALIGAFKEWLNLPLTPYDIAELAFKIERIELGIKGGRQDQYAAAFGGFNFMEFYDNRTIVNPLKLNENIVNELHYSLILAYIGGSHDSSKILSRQIENVKTKNKESLQSLHSLKKLAINMKNALVMGKLGKFGLYLDEAWNYKKKMAKGITNEKIDKIYSEVKNAGALGGKISGAGGGGFMFFFTELDRRYDVIKKLENLGTQVINYSFEDKGLRTWKVEK